A window from Mesorhizobium sp. WSM2240 encodes these proteins:
- a CDS encoding ribbon-helix-helix protein, CopG family yields the protein MRILVDIDEPLLRRLDRLARRERRSRAAMVREAIAEYLDRRAPHVLDNAFGLWGERKTDGFVYQEKARSEW from the coding sequence ATGCGCATCTTGGTCGACATTGATGAGCCGCTTCTGAGAAGGTTGGATCGTCTGGCACGCCGTGAACGACGCTCACGCGCCGCGATGGTTCGGGAGGCGATCGCCGAATATCTGGACAGGCGCGCTCCGCATGTCCTCGACAATGCTTTTGGTTTGTGGGGTGAGCGGAAGACCGACGGGTTTGTCTATCAGGAGAAGGCGCGTAGCGAATGGTGA
- a CDS encoding YebC/PmpR family DNA-binding transcriptional regulator, with the protein MAGHSQFKNIMHRKGRQDAVRSKMFSKLAREITVAAKQGLPDPAMNPRLRLAVQNAKAESMPKDNIQRAINKAVGGDADTYEEVRYEGYGPGGVAVIVEVLTDNRNRSASNVRAAFTKAGGALGETGSVSFMWDRVGEIVYPAKAGSAEKVMDAAIEAGADDVQSDEDGHTIICAFENLGDVSKALEASLGEASSVKVIWKPQNNIPVDEDRAQSILKLVATLEDDDDVQNVYANFEVDEETMAKLSAA; encoded by the coding sequence ATGGCCGGCCATTCACAATTCAAGAACATCATGCACCGCAAGGGCCGCCAGGACGCGGTGCGGTCGAAAATGTTTTCCAAGCTGGCGCGCGAGATCACCGTGGCGGCCAAGCAGGGGCTTCCCGACCCGGCGATGAACCCGCGCCTGAGGCTGGCGGTGCAGAACGCCAAGGCCGAGTCCATGCCCAAGGACAACATCCAGCGCGCCATCAACAAGGCCGTGGGCGGGGACGCCGACACTTACGAAGAGGTGCGCTATGAGGGCTACGGTCCCGGCGGCGTGGCGGTGATCGTGGAGGTGCTGACCGACAACCGCAACCGTTCGGCTTCCAACGTTCGTGCGGCCTTTACCAAGGCCGGCGGTGCGCTCGGCGAAACCGGCTCGGTGTCGTTCATGTGGGACCGCGTCGGCGAGATCGTCTATCCGGCGAAGGCCGGCAGCGCCGAGAAGGTGATGGACGCGGCGATCGAGGCCGGCGCCGACGACGTGCAGTCCGACGAGGACGGCCACACCATCATCTGCGCATTCGAGAATCTCGGCGACGTGTCGAAAGCGCTGGAAGCTTCGCTCGGCGAGGCCTCGTCAGTGAAGGTGATCTGGAAGCCGCAGAACAACATCCCGGTCGACGAGGATCGCGCGCAGTCGATCCTCAAGCTGGTGGCAACGCTCGAGGACGACGACGACGTGCAGAACGTCTACGCAAACTTCGAGGTCGACGAAGAAACGATGGCCAAGCTCAGCGCAGCTTGA
- a CDS encoding SelT/SelW/SelH family protein has translation MSISLPTIRITYCTQCMWLLRAGWMAQELLSTFGPELGEVALVPGTGGIFTITCDEHMVWDRKRDGGFPDAAKLKQLVRDIIDPERDLGHADRAGHKADDPS, from the coding sequence ATGAGTATCTCTCTTCCCACCATCCGCATCACCTACTGCACTCAGTGCATGTGGCTCCTGAGGGCCGGATGGATGGCGCAGGAACTGCTGTCGACCTTCGGCCCCGAACTCGGCGAAGTCGCGCTCGTGCCCGGCACCGGCGGGATCTTTACCATCACCTGCGACGAGCACATGGTGTGGGACCGCAAGCGCGACGGCGGCTTTCCCGATGCGGCGAAGCTCAAGCAACTGGTCCGCGACATCATCGATCCGGAGCGCGATCTCGGCCATGCCGACCGCGCCGGCCACAAAGCCGACGATCCGTCCTGA
- a CDS encoding GNAT family N-acetyltransferase: MAEFKIEPISTLTPAFVDSIAVLVPQLSSSAAAPGNEDLQRVVGSSATTLLIARSDDMVKGMLTLAIFHVPTGTRAIIEDVVVDERHRGQGIAAALVTDALTRAEAAGARTVDLTSRPSREAANRLYRKLGFEQRATNVYRFSFGK, translated from the coding sequence ATGGCGGAATTCAAGATAGAGCCGATATCCACGCTCACCCCGGCCTTCGTCGATTCCATTGCCGTTCTTGTCCCACAATTGTCCTCATCCGCCGCTGCACCGGGAAACGAGGACCTGCAGAGGGTCGTCGGGTCCTCGGCGACGACGCTCCTGATCGCCAGGTCGGACGACATGGTGAAGGGCATGCTTACCCTTGCCATTTTCCATGTTCCGACCGGAACACGTGCAATCATAGAGGACGTGGTGGTCGACGAGCGCCATCGGGGACAGGGTATTGCGGCTGCCCTTGTAACGGACGCGCTGACCCGAGCGGAGGCTGCCGGCGCCAGGACGGTGGACCTGACCTCAAGACCCTCGCGTGAAGCGGCCAACAGGCTGTACCGGAAACTTGGTTTCGAGCAGCGGGCGACCAATGTCTACCGCTTCTCCTTCGGGAAGTAG
- a CDS encoding anthrone oxygenase family protein, translating to MIGGWIFALTFLAALGSGLMAGLFFVFSAFMMTALARLPSGQGMAAMQSINVAILNPAFGAVFFGTAVLSVVLAVVAAFRWGDAGIAWLLAGSLLYLVGIIAVTMIFNVPLNDALAATGADTPEGAALWTRYLAEWLPWNHVRTLSGIASLACFIMALR from the coding sequence ATGATCGGCGGCTGGATTTTCGCGCTCACCTTCCTGGCCGCGCTCGGCAGTGGGCTCATGGCCGGGCTGTTCTTCGTGTTCTCGGCCTTCATGATGACAGCGCTCGCCCGCCTGCCCTCCGGGCAGGGAATGGCGGCGATGCAGTCGATCAATGTCGCGATCCTCAACCCGGCGTTTGGTGCGGTGTTCTTCGGTACAGCCGTCCTGTCGGTTGTGCTGGCGGTGGTCGCCGCGTTCAGGTGGGGCGATGCCGGAATTGCCTGGCTGCTGGCCGGCAGCCTCCTTTATCTCGTCGGCATCATCGCGGTGACGATGATCTTCAACGTGCCTTTGAACGACGCGCTCGCAGCAACCGGCGCCGACACGCCGGAGGGCGCAGCCCTGTGGACGCGCTACCTCGCCGAATGGCTGCCCTGGAACCACGTCCGCACGCTGAGCGGGATCGCTTCGCTGGCCTGCTTCATCATGGCGCTGCGGTAG
- the rpmE gene encoding 50S ribosomal protein L31: protein MKTDIHPDYHNIKVVMTNGTEYTTRSTWGKEGDTMNLDIDPSTHPAWTGGQQTLLDRGGRLSKFKKRYEGLGM, encoded by the coding sequence ATGAAGACCGATATCCATCCCGACTACCACAACATCAAGGTCGTCATGACCAACGGCACCGAGTATACGACGCGCTCGACCTGGGGCAAGGAAGGCGACACGATGAACCTCGACATCGACCCGTCGACCCACCCGGCGTGGACCGGCGGCCAGCAGACGCTGCTCGACCGCGGCGGCCGCCTGTCGAAGTTCAAGAAGCGCTACGAAGGCCTCGGTATGTAA
- a CDS encoding ABC transporter transmembrane domain-containing protein — protein sequence MAETGRSAEDARRRSLRPLKRLFPYILRYRKLVAGALLSLTVAALMTLTLPLAVRRMIDHGFSGSDSAFIANYFSMLVVIAAILALASACRYYFVITLGERVVADLRRDVFSHATKLSPAFFDTAQSGEIVSRLTADTTQIKSAVGATASIALRNVILGLGAVAMMVVTSPKLSSLVIAAIPLIVLPLVGFGRSVRRKSRAAQDTLAEATAYASEHIGSMRTLQAFTNERLVTSRFGQAVESAFAAARSSVFARSFLTFFAIFTIFSSVVAVLWFGSRDVLSGALSPGTLGQFLLYSVFAAGALGALSEVWGELSQAAGAAERLTEILAEQPAIVAPANPKALPSPAKGLVEFRDISFSYPARPDLPTLHGLSFSVKTGETVAIVGPSGAGKSTVFSLLLRFYDPQYGQILVDGVDVREADPQEVRNRIAIVPQDTTIFAATARENIAFGRPDATDAEIEQAAREALADEFIERLDRGYDTPVGERGVMLSGGQRQRVAIARAILRDAPILLLDEATSALDAESETLVQTALERLMRGRTTIVIAHRLATVLKADRILVMEAGRIVEEGTHNSLVKKGGIYARLAKLQFETGAHAFKGAAE from the coding sequence ATGGCGGAAACCGGCAGGAGCGCTGAGGATGCGCGCAGGCGCTCGCTGCGGCCCCTGAAGCGGCTCTTCCCCTACATTCTGCGCTATCGCAAGCTGGTCGCCGGCGCGCTTTTGTCGCTGACGGTAGCCGCGCTGATGACGCTGACCCTGCCGCTTGCGGTGCGCCGCATGATCGACCACGGCTTCTCCGGGTCGGATTCCGCGTTCATCGCCAACTATTTCTCAATGCTGGTGGTGATCGCGGCGATCCTAGCGCTGGCCTCGGCCTGCCGCTACTATTTCGTCATCACGCTGGGCGAGCGCGTGGTGGCGGATCTCCGCCGCGACGTGTTTTCGCACGCGACGAAGCTGTCGCCGGCCTTCTTCGACACGGCGCAGTCGGGCGAGATCGTCTCGCGGCTGACGGCCGACACCACGCAGATCAAATCCGCCGTCGGCGCCACCGCCTCCATCGCTCTGCGCAATGTGATCCTCGGCCTCGGCGCGGTCGCCATGATGGTCGTGACCAGCCCGAAACTGTCGAGCCTGGTGATCGCCGCCATCCCGCTGATCGTGCTGCCGCTGGTCGGTTTCGGCCGCTCGGTGCGGCGCAAATCGCGGGCCGCGCAGGATACGCTCGCCGAAGCCACTGCCTATGCCAGCGAGCATATCGGCTCGATGCGCACCTTGCAGGCCTTCACCAATGAAAGGCTGGTGACCAGCCGCTTCGGCCAAGCGGTTGAGTCGGCTTTCGCGGCGGCGCGCTCATCGGTCTTCGCGCGTTCCTTCCTGACTTTCTTCGCCATCTTCACCATCTTTTCCTCGGTGGTGGCCGTGCTGTGGTTCGGCTCGCGCGACGTGCTTTCGGGCGCGCTGTCGCCGGGCACGCTCGGCCAGTTCCTGCTCTATTCAGTGTTTGCCGCCGGCGCGCTCGGCGCGCTTTCGGAAGTGTGGGGCGAACTCAGCCAGGCGGCGGGCGCCGCCGAACGGCTGACCGAGATCCTTGCCGAGCAGCCGGCGATCGTCGCGCCGGCAAACCCGAAAGCCCTGCCCTCGCCGGCAAAGGGGCTGGTCGAATTCCGCGATATTTCCTTCTCCTATCCCGCCCGCCCCGACCTGCCGACGCTGCACGGATTGAGCTTTTCGGTGAAGACCGGCGAGACCGTCGCTATCGTCGGACCTTCGGGCGCAGGCAAAAGCACGGTGTTTTCGCTGCTCCTGCGCTTCTACGATCCGCAATATGGACAAATCCTGGTCGACGGCGTCGATGTGCGCGAAGCCGATCCGCAGGAGGTGCGCAACCGCATCGCCATCGTGCCGCAGGACACGACGATCTTTGCCGCGACCGCCCGCGAAAACATTGCCTTCGGCAGGCCGGATGCAACGGACGCTGAGATCGAGCAGGCGGCTCGCGAAGCGTTGGCAGACGAGTTCATCGAACGGCTGGACAGGGGCTACGACACGCCTGTCGGCGAGCGCGGCGTGATGTTGTCGGGCGGCCAGCGCCAGCGCGTCGCGATCGCGCGCGCGATCCTGCGCGATGCCCCCATCCTGCTGCTAGACGAGGCGACCTCGGCGCTCGACGCCGAAAGCGAGACGCTGGTGCAGACGGCGCTGGAGCGGCTGATGAGGGGGCGCACCACGATCGTCATTGCGCATCGGCTCGCGACCGTGCTGAAGGCCGACCGCATCCTGGTCATGGAAGCCGGCCGCATCGTCGAGGAAGGCACGCACAACAGCCTGGTCAAGAAGGGCGGCATCTACGCGCGGCTTGCGAAGCTGCAGTTCGAGACCGGCGCCCACGCCTTCAAGGGCGCGGCGGAATAG
- the ppa gene encoding inorganic diphosphatase: protein MRIEAIAIGKNPPDDVNVIVEVPVGGQPIKYEMDKEAGTLFVDRFLYTPMTYPGNYGFVPHTLSGDGDPIDVLVCNTRELIPGCVINVRPIGVLIMEDNAGQDEKVIAVPSPKLTRRYENIFEYSQLPEITLQQVEHFFEHYKDLEPGKWVKIGGWHDSARAKQMIVEAIERAKNTK from the coding sequence ATGCGCATTGAAGCCATCGCCATCGGCAAGAATCCGCCTGATGATGTCAACGTCATCGTCGAGGTTCCGGTCGGCGGTCAGCCGATCAAGTACGAAATGGATAAGGAAGCCGGGACGCTGTTCGTCGACCGTTTCCTCTATACGCCGATGACCTATCCGGGCAATTACGGGTTCGTTCCGCACACGCTCTCCGGAGACGGCGATCCGATCGACGTGCTCGTCTGCAACACCCGCGAACTGATCCCGGGCTGCGTCATCAATGTCCGCCCGATCGGCGTCTTGATCATGGAAGACAATGCCGGCCAGGACGAGAAGGTGATCGCCGTCCCGTCGCCGAAGTTGACGCGCCGCTACGAGAACATCTTTGAATACAGCCAGCTGCCGGAGATCACGCTGCAGCAGGTCGAGCATTTCTTCGAACACTACAAGGATCTGGAGCCCGGCAAATGGGTCAAGATCGGCGGCTGGCACGATTCGGCGCGCGCCAAGCAGATGATCGTCGAGGCGATCGAGCGGGCCAAGAATACGAAATAA
- a CDS encoding GNAT family N-acetyltransferase: MNTVTIDIRRAEPRDAQAIADVHHQAWRGAYAGIIPHRALNVMISRRGSQWWANAIRRSATVLVVEIGGKVAGYTTVGRNRARELPQQGEIYELYLRPEYQGVGLGSRLFAAARQKLADHGLKGMVVWALEDNTNALSFYAGAGGRDVAEGVEVFDQKALKKVAFVWD; the protein is encoded by the coding sequence ATGAATACGGTAACCATCGACATACGAAGGGCAGAGCCGCGCGACGCGCAGGCCATAGCCGATGTGCATCATCAGGCCTGGCGGGGCGCCTATGCCGGCATCATCCCGCATCGGGCGCTGAATGTGATGATCAGCCGGCGCGGCAGCCAATGGTGGGCAAACGCCATTCGCCGTTCCGCCACCGTGCTTGTCGTGGAAATCGGCGGCAAGGTCGCAGGCTATACCACCGTCGGCCGAAACCGCGCCCGCGAACTGCCGCAGCAGGGCGAAATCTACGAGCTGTACCTCCGTCCGGAATATCAGGGCGTCGGACTGGGCAGCCGGTTGTTCGCCGCGGCCAGGCAGAAGCTCGCCGACCACGGCCTTAAGGGCATGGTCGTCTGGGCGCTGGAAGACAACACGAATGCGCTGTCCTTCTATGCCGGCGCCGGCGGCCGCGATGTCGCCGAGGGCGTCGAGGTGTTCGACCAGAAGGCGTTGAAAAAAGTCGCTTTCGTCTGGGACTGA
- a CDS encoding TPM domain-containing protein, translating to MRNRSRPLNAKEHARITEAIRIAEKSTSGEIYCVVARSSDSYFFPAAFTLMLAMLIASLVAAFALEYWWLTLRAPLFVAAQMLALGCALILLWLFPPLRIILVPRQLRYRRAHENALKQFLSRNVHVTSARTGVLIFVSLAERYAEIVADSGINSRVAQAVWDEVVGLLVADAREGRLADGFVSATGTVGKLLSEHFPVEAGDVNELDDHLVEI from the coding sequence ATGCGCAACAGGTCACGACCGCTGAACGCCAAGGAACACGCCCGCATCACCGAAGCGATCCGGATTGCCGAAAAAAGCACATCGGGTGAAATCTACTGCGTCGTCGCGCGTTCGAGTGACAGCTATTTCTTTCCCGCCGCCTTCACATTGATGCTGGCCATGCTCATAGCCAGCCTCGTTGCCGCTTTCGCGCTCGAATATTGGTGGCTGACGCTGCGCGCGCCGCTGTTCGTCGCAGCGCAGATGCTGGCGCTCGGCTGTGCGCTGATCCTGCTCTGGTTGTTTCCGCCGTTGCGCATCATCCTGGTGCCGCGGCAGCTGCGCTACAGGCGAGCGCACGAAAATGCGCTGAAGCAGTTCCTCTCGCGAAACGTCCACGTCACGTCGGCGCGCACCGGCGTCCTTATTTTCGTTTCTCTGGCGGAACGATACGCTGAGATCGTCGCCGACAGCGGTATTAACAGCCGCGTTGCGCAGGCGGTCTGGGATGAAGTGGTCGGCCTACTCGTGGCCGATGCGCGGGAAGGGCGATTGGCCGATGGCTTCGTTTCGGCCACGGGAACGGTCGGAAAGCTCCTGAGCGAGCATTTTCCGGTGGAGGCGGGCGACGTCAACGAACTCGACGACCACCTCGTGGAGATTTGA
- a CDS encoding YgcG family protein, whose product MGAGLTLLAALSFLLFSPLAALAAELPALTGRVVDNADLMSAAEETELTEKLAAFEQKSSDQIVVATIDSLDGEAIEPFANRLFRAWRLGQAGEDNGILLIVAKSDRKMRIEVGYGLEGTLTDLHSKLIIENTMVPAFRAGEFAGGINGAVDDIIMVLEGNAAELEARAERNQQTGDEFPDLVVVLFFIVWGTLFFGGFAMAFLAPVFGRKIGPGRYRWLGMNISLGGGSSGGGYSSGSSGGGWSSGSSGGGGFSGGGGSSGGGGSSGSW is encoded by the coding sequence TTGGGCGCAGGCCTGACGCTTCTGGCAGCTCTGTCTTTCCTGCTCTTCTCCCCGCTGGCAGCCCTTGCCGCCGAACTGCCCGCGCTCACCGGCCGCGTGGTCGACAATGCCGACCTGATGAGCGCGGCCGAAGAGACGGAACTGACGGAAAAGCTCGCCGCCTTCGAGCAAAAATCCTCCGACCAGATCGTCGTCGCCACCATCGACAGCCTCGATGGCGAGGCGATCGAGCCCTTTGCCAACCGGCTGTTTCGCGCCTGGCGGCTCGGCCAGGCCGGCGAGGACAATGGCATTCTGCTCATCGTCGCCAAGTCGGACCGCAAGATGCGCATCGAGGTAGGCTATGGCCTCGAAGGAACGCTGACCGATCTGCATTCGAAGCTGATCATCGAAAACACCATGGTCCCCGCCTTCCGGGCCGGCGAATTTGCGGGCGGCATCAACGGGGCCGTCGACGACATCATCATGGTGCTGGAGGGCAACGCCGCCGAACTGGAAGCGCGCGCCGAGCGCAACCAGCAAACCGGCGACGAATTTCCCGATCTGGTGGTCGTCCTGTTCTTCATCGTCTGGGGAACGCTGTTCTTCGGCGGCTTCGCCATGGCGTTCCTGGCTCCGGTTTTCGGCAGGAAGATCGGACCGGGCCGCTACCGTTGGCTCGGAATGAATATTTCTCTTGGTGGCGGCTCTTCCGGCGGGGGCTATTCGAGCGGCTCGTCCGGAGGCGGCTGGTCGTCAGGTAGCAGCGGAGGCGGTGGGTTTTCCGGCGGCGGCGGCTCGTCGGGCGGCGGCGGTTCTTCGGGGAGTTGGTAG